DNA sequence from the Desulfobaccales bacterium genome:
ATGTCGGCCGTCAAAGCTTTTTTTAAGCTATCCTCTTTTCGGACCGATGTCACCTATAATTATTTCTGGTCACAGAGCGTCACCACGTTCCGCAGTAATCGCTTGATTAATCTTGACCTCTTGCACCACTGCTGGTTAACTTGATTGCTAAGGGCACAAGCTACTGCCTCAGAGCCGGCGAAAACCATGAAATATAGATTCGACTTTAAAAGTCTACAGCAGCGCCTGGCCGTGCTCCTGATCTTGCCGGTGGGCTTGTTTCTTGTCGGCGCAGGGGCCTTCGGCTATGTCTCTATTCGGGAAAGTCTACTGGAGGAATGGCAAAAGGTCGCCATCCTGAGACTGGAACGGGCCGCACATCAGATGGATATGCGGCTGAGCCAGCCCAAACACTGGATGGAGCTGTTTGCCCGGCTTGCGACCAAGCCGCACCATGCAGCAGTGCGGGATTGGATCTTGCAGCAGTTGGAGCGAGAAGACGGTGTCAGCCAGGTTAAACTAACCTGGCCAGGGACTGATGCCATGCGGACCTTTCCAGCCGTTAAAAGTGTTTCCCCGCCTCGCTACTTCTATCCTCCGGGCCATGAGACCGTGGGTCTAAGATCTGAGCTTCTCGACGCGCACGGGCAACCCTTGGGAGAGCTCGAGGTTCTCCTGAAACTCAGTTACTTAATGGAAGACGTTGTGACCTCGGGGTGGTTGCAGGCCAACATGGCCTGTCTGCTCAATGACAAAGGTCTTTACCTGGCCCATTCCAACCCTTCCATGCAGGCCCGGCACTGCCTGGGGGAAACCCAGGACCCTCTGGAAGTGGCCATGCTGAAGGCTATACCGGAAAAACCTTACGCCACCCTCATAGGCCAGGGTTGGACGCCAGAGCGCGTGGTGGGCTTCTACAAGCTGCATCAGGCTCCCTGGGCTATTATGCTGCACGCCCGGGGGAGTCAAATCCTGGCCCCCATCTTGCGTTTTCGCTTCTATTATCTGCTGGGCGTCCTCTTGTGCCTCGCCTTTATCCTGGGCCTGATGCGCCTGGGAATCAACCCGCTTATCGCGTCGATTCAACGGATAGCCCGGCGCGCTGCCTTGGTGGCCAAGGGCCGCTACGGCAAACCCATACCGGTGCGCACCCGGGACGAAATCGGCCAGTTGACCGCGAGCTTTAATAACATGGTGGAGGGTCTCAAGGAACGTGACTTTATCAGCAATACCTTCGGACGCTACGTGGACCAGGAAGTCGCCCGAGAATTGCTGAACCGCCCTGAAGCGGGCCGGCTGGGAGGTGAAAAGCGGGAAGTAGTAATCCTGTTCTCCGATATCCGGGATTTTACTCCCCTTGCGGAGACCCTGAGTCCCGAAGCCACCATCCAGCTGGTAAATCGCCATTTCTCCCAAATGATCGAAGTGCTCCAGCAGCATCGCGGCATCATTGTGGACTTTCTGGGCGACGCCATCCTGGCCTTTTTCGATCCCTTGTACGGCCCTTTGGAGCCCACGGTGCGGCGCGCGATTCGCTGCGGTCTGGACATGGAAGCCGCCGTCGCCCTTGAAAATGCCTCGGATTCTAAGTTTCCCAAGCTCCAGATGGGGGTTGGCCTGCACGTGGGAGAAGTGGTGGTGGGTAATATCGGTTCAGAAACCCGAGCCAAGTATGGCATCGTGGGCGCCGCGGTTAATCTGACCCACCGCATTCAGTCCCAAGCCCGGGGCGGCGAAGTAGTGATTTCGGAAGCCACTTACCGCCAAATCCCTGAGGAAATAGTAGTCCAAAGATCCTTCCGCACCATGCTGAAGGGGATTCATGATCCCACCAATCTCTACGTAGTGGGGGACTTGCCGGGTTGATACAGCGGTTCAGCGCCTTGCCACAAAGCTGATGATTGTCCGGTTTTATGCCAGAAGGCGTCGGAAAGTCCGGATGAATTTCCATTACCGAATGTGGAGGTGACGATTAGGAATTCAGAGTTTCGCCACCCGGGCCAGAGTGATTCAAAATGTTTTGGAGTTGCGCAGAAGGTTCGGTACATTGAGACGTGGACTTAACTTCATTTGCCGGGCCGTAGTCCTGGCTGCTTGACCGCAGCGCCTTAGACCCCCCTCAACAACCAGCCACCGCGAACATAACCGCGAGAGACGCCAAGAGGCAGAATCGCTTCATATTAGTTCCCTCCCCCTCAAACCTGGATGTACCAAAAAGATAAGCTCATTGCTCCTCTGATGCAATGATTTACTGAAACCGGCTAAGGCCATCCTAGCGCCAATTCACTTCTCCATTTACAAAGAGGACCTTTTGCGGTATGAGGACAAGGAAAAGGGCAGCCGAACTCTGGCAATCGGCGGGATAAAAGCCGGTCAGCAATCCCAGAAGTTCTCGGACAGATTATTAAGGAGTGCCAAAATCTTGCCGAAATTTTTTGAACAGGACCGCTATGGGTTTCTTTTGGTGTGCCTCTTTTTCTTCATCGC
Encoded proteins:
- a CDS encoding adenylate/guanylate cyclase domain-containing protein gives rise to the protein MKYRFDFKSLQQRLAVLLILPVGLFLVGAGAFGYVSIRESLLEEWQKVAILRLERAAHQMDMRLSQPKHWMELFARLATKPHHAAVRDWILQQLEREDGVSQVKLTWPGTDAMRTFPAVKSVSPPRYFYPPGHETVGLRSELLDAHGQPLGELEVLLKLSYLMEDVVTSGWLQANMACLLNDKGLYLAHSNPSMQARHCLGETQDPLEVAMLKAIPEKPYATLIGQGWTPERVVGFYKLHQAPWAIMLHARGSQILAPILRFRFYYLLGVLLCLAFILGLMRLGINPLIASIQRIARRAALVAKGRYGKPIPVRTRDEIGQLTASFNNMVEGLKERDFISNTFGRYVDQEVARELLNRPEAGRLGGEKREVVILFSDIRDFTPLAETLSPEATIQLVNRHFSQMIEVLQQHRGIIVDFLGDAILAFFDPLYGPLEPTVRRAIRCGLDMEAAVALENASDSKFPKLQMGVGLHVGEVVVGNIGSETRAKYGIVGAAVNLTHRIQSQARGGEVVISEATYRQIPEEIVVQRSFRTMLKGIHDPTNLYVVGDLPG